TGCGCGACGCCCGGGCCACCCTCAGCGGCGACGAGGACGCGGTGGCGGCCACCGGCGACCTCCTGACCCACCTCGCGCTGGCGGCGGCCAAGGGCCACACCGTGACCGAGGCCGACATCCGGACGGCGGTGGCCAACCTCGACGAACCGATCCAACGGCGGCAAGGCTTCGACGAAATCGTGGGCACCGACATCCCCGTGGGCTCCCGGAAGGTCGTCAAGCCGCGCACCGCCGGGCAGAAGCGTTTGATAGAGACGCTCTTCGCCCACGACATCACCCTGGCCATCGGTCCAGCGGAACGGGGAAGACCTACCTCTCGGTGGCGACGGGACTCTCCTACCTCCACCGCGGAACGGTCAGCCGCCTGGTGCTGGCCCGACCGGCGGTCGAGGCCGGGGAGAGCCTGGGCTACCTTCCCGGGGCACCCGAGGAGAAAATCGCGCCCTACCTGAGGCCGCTCTACGACGCTCTCTACACCATGCTCAAGGGCGAGCGCATCAACAACCTGATCGAGCACGGCGTGATAGAGATCGTACCCCTGGCCTACATGCGCGGTCGCACCCTGGACAACGCCTATGTCATCCTCGACGAGGCGCAGAACTGCACCCAACCGCAGATGAAGATGTTCCTCACCCGCCTGGGGCAGAACAGCCGGGCGGCGGTGGTGGGGGACATCACCCAGATTGACCTCCCGGACCCGGCGGTGAGCGGGCTGGTCCTGGCCCAGAAAACCCTCGCTGGGATTGACGGCATCGCTTTCGTGTACCTGACCAAGGCCGACATCGTCCGTCACGGTCTGGTGGCCCGCATCGTCGAGGCCTACGAGCGTTTCGAAAAGGAGGGGAAGGCGGAATGAGCCGGAATAATAAAATCCAGCCCCTCCACCTTTCCGGGCCCGACGTTTTCAAAAGACTCGCCATCGGCGTCGGAATCATCACGATTCTCGCCGTGATAACCTTCCCCTCAAAGACCCTCTACTCCGTAGCCCTCCAGGTGGGCGACGTGGCGTCCGATGACGTCATCAGCCCAATCAAATACCCCGTCCTGAAAACCCCGGAGGAGCTCGAAGGCGAGCTCGCCATAAAGCGCGCCACGGTGCGCTCGGCTTACGTTTACTCCGAGGACGAGCTCCAGGGGAGCTGGCGGGAGTTCTCCAACCTCATAGACGATCTCAAACAGGCTTTCGAAGAGCCGGGGGGCGCGGAGGCGCAAGGTTATAAAGATCTGGCGAAGAGCCTGGACGGACGCTACCGCCTTTCCATCTCCACCGAGCTTTTGAGAAGACTGGACAGAAACGACGAGCTCTTCAACGAGTTCGCCAACCTCCCCCTCTCCCTTTCGGACACGTTCAAGGGGGGGGTGGTGGAGGACCGGACGCGGCTCTCCGAGGCGGACATCGTCAACGGTATCCTCCTGCGCTACCCCAACGACGAGCTCTACTACGGGCTCTCCTATTCCGAGATCTCCGACCTCGAGACGGTCCGGGGGAAGATAACCGAGCTCTTCGAGCCCCACCTCTCGTCGCCGGAGCTTACGAGTGAGCTCGTGACGCTCGCTCTGGGTTTTTGTCGCCCGACCATCTACCTCGATGAGCAGGCGACCCGGGAACGCCTGGAAGCGGCCGGGGTCTCGGTGGACCGCGTCGCCTTCTGGGTCAGCGAGAACGAGCGAATCGCCGCGGCCCACGAGGTCGTCACCCCGGAGGTGTACCGCAAGCTGGAAGCCCTGGAGGCCTTCCGCACAAGCCAGGGCATCGTCTACGTCATTCTGGGCCGGGCGGCGATAATAGCCGTGTTCCTCTTCATCTTAGGCTTCTTCCTCTACAAGTACCGCCGGGATACATTTTCGGACACGCGGTCGTGGATACTGATCGGCCTGGTCTTGATACTGACCGTCAGTCTGTCCCAGGGGCTGGTCACGGCCTTCTTCCAGCGGGTGCCCCAGATCGGATACCTCCTGCCCGCCGCTCTGGCCGGGGTGCTCCTGGCCACCCTCCTGGACGTCTCCATCGCCGTCGTCGGCGTGCTGGTCACGAGCGTGCTCCTGGGGCTTTTGACCGGTTTCGAGGTCCGCTACCTCTTCGTTTTTCTCACCGGCGGGCTGGCGGCGGTTTTCTCCGCCAGCACGCTGCGGCACCGGAGCTCGCTCTACTGGATTTCCCTCAAGGTGGCCGGGGCCAAGTTACTGATCATCGCCGCCATCGGCCTCTCCCTCTCCGACACATGGGCCGCCACCCTGTCCAACGCCGTTCTGGGCACCGTGGGGGCCATCATCGGCGTTTTCCTGGCCAGCCTCGTCCTGCCCCTCTTCGAGAACCTCTTCCACGTCACCACACCGGTCAAGCTTCTCGAGCTCTCCGACCTGAACCAGCCCATCCTCGCGCGTTTGAAACAGGAGGCGCCCGGCACCTTCTACCACAGCCTGAACGTGGGCATACTGGTGGAGGCGGCGGCGGGAGCCGTCGGGGCCAACGCCATGTTGGCCCGAGTGGGAGCCTACTACCACGACATCGGCAAGC
This region of bacterium genomic DNA includes:
- a CDS encoding HDIG domain-containing protein — protein: MSRNNKIQPLHLSGPDVFKRLAIGVGIITILAVITFPSKTLYSVALQVGDVASDDVISPIKYPVLKTPEELEGELAIKRATVRSAYVYSEDELQGSWREFSNLIDDLKQAFEEPGGAEAQGYKDLAKSLDGRYRLSISTELLRRLDRNDELFNEFANLPLSLSDTFKGGVVEDRTRLSEADIVNGILLRYPNDELYYGLSYSEISDLETVRGKITELFEPHLSSPELTSELVTLALGFCRPTIYLDEQATRERLEAAGVSVDRVAFWVSENERIAAAHEVVTPEVYRKLEALEAFRTSQGIVYVILGRAAIIAVFLFILGFFLYKYRRDTFSDTRSWILIGLVLILTVSLSQGLVTAFFQRVPQIGYLLPAALAGVLLATLLDVSIAVVGVLVTSVLLGLLTGFEVRYLFVFLTGGLAAVFSASTLRHRSSLYWISLKVAGAKLLIIAAIGLSLSDTWAATLSNAVLGTVGAIIGVFLASLVLPLFENLFHVTTPVKLLELSDLNQPILARLKQEAPGTFYHSLNVGILVEAAAGAVGANAMLARVGAYYHDIGKLTKPEYFSENNPEQASKHVNLSPSMSTLVIKSHVKEGIELAKRNRLPRGIVDFIAEHHGTGLISFFYQQALRLDEHKSLDKNDFRYPGPLTQSKETAIVMLADAVESASRTLSNTSVSAIRLLVRNVVNSRFMDGQLAECDLTLADLSTISDSFAST